The Lycium barbarum isolate Lr01 chromosome 10, ASM1917538v2, whole genome shotgun sequence genome includes a region encoding these proteins:
- the LOC132614021 gene encoding DNA replication licensing factor MCM2: MAGEESNGDSASSDHRNGNPPSTPDSPTSVGFNTDQLPFNTSQNYSEEDEASVDPDIIRDEPEDADFEEEDGEDLFNDNYLDDYQRMNVADQYEPVGLDDSLEDERDLDQIIADRRAADMELDTRDVHVTNRKLPQLLHDQDTDDDNYRPSKRTRADFRQPRSFDDTDGNPSSPGASQPVNSSQDVPMTDQTDDPYEDDENDEGEFEMYRVQGTLREWVTRDEVRRFIAKKFKEFLLTYVNPKNEHGDFEYLRQINEMVSVNKCSLEIDYKQFIYVHPNIAIWLADAPQSVLEVMEEVANKVVFDLHPNYKQIHQKVYVRITNLPVYDQIRNIRQIHLNTMIRIGGVVTRRSGVFPQLQQVKYDCNKCGAILGPFFQNSYSEVKVGSCPECQSKGPFSVNVEQTIYRNYQKLTLQESPGIVPAGRLPRYKEVILLNDLIDCARPGEEIEVTGVYTNNFDLSLNTKNGFPVFSTVIEANYVTKKQDLFSAYKLTQEDKEEIEKLAKDPRIAERIFKSIAPSIYGHEDIKTAIALAMFGGQEKNVEGKHRLRGDINILLLGDPGTAKSQFLKYVEKTGQRAVYTTGKGASAVGLTAAVHKDPVTREWTLEGGALVLADRGICLIDEFDKMNDQDRVSIHEAMEQQSISISKAGIVTSLQARCSVIAAANPIGGRYDSSKNFTQNVELTDPIISRFDVLCVVKDVVDPVTDEMLAKFVVDSHFRSQAKGATIEEKSFTDSRDDARGSMAATDPEIIPQEMLKKYLTYAKLNVFPKLHDADLDKLTQVYAELRRESSHGQGIPIAVRHIESMIRMSEAHARMHLRQHVTQEDVDMAIRVLLDSFISTQKFGVQKALQKSFKKYMTYKKDFNAIILHLLRGLVKDTLQFEEIVSGSVANLDHIEVKVDELQSKALDYGMTDLKAFFTSNEFTKANFELDEERGIIRHRLAAR, encoded by the exons ATGGCCGGCGAAGAATCCAACGGTGATAGTGCATCGTCGGATCACCGGAATGGAAATCCACCGTCTACTCCAGATTCACCGACGTCCGTTGGATTCAACACGGATCAACTTCCTTTCAATACTAGCCAAAATTATTCTGAAGAAGATGAAGCTTCTGTTGATCCTGATATTATTAGAGATGAACCTGAAGATGCTGATTTTGAAGAGGAAGATGGAGAGGATCTTTTCAACGACAATTATCTCGA TGACTATCAGAGGATGAATGTGGCTGACCAGTACGAGCCAGTGGGATTGGATGATtcgttggaggatgaaagagattTGGATCAAATCATTGCAGATCGTCGGGCTGCTGACATGGAACTTGACACTAGAGATGTACATGTCACTAACCGCAAGCTTCCTCAACTTCTTCATGATCAAG ATACTGATGATGATAACTATAGGCCTTCAAAAAGGACTAGAGCTGATTTCAGGCAACCAAGGAGTTTTGATGATACTGATGGAAACCCGAGTTCACCAGGTGCATCACAACCAGTAAATTCTAGCCAGGATGTGCCAATGACTGATCAAACTGATGATCCCTACGAG gatgatgaaaatgatgaagGAGAGTTTGAGATGTACAGGGTTCAGGGAACACTTAGGGAATGGGTAACTAGAGATGAGGTCCGGCGTTTCATTGCGAAGAAGTTCAAGGAATTCTTACTCACTTATGTAAATCCAAAAAATGAACACGGGGACTTTGAATATCTTCGACAGATTAATGAGATGGTATCAG TTAACAAGTGTAGCCTCGAGATTGATTACAAACAATTCATATATGTCCATCCCAATATTGCGATATGGCTGGCAGATGCACCGCAATCCGTGCTCGAAGTGATGGAAGAAGTAGCTAACAAAGTTGTCTTTGATCTTCATCCCAACTATAAGCAAATTCATCAGAAAGTCTATGTCAGGATTACCAACTTACCAGTTTATGATCAGATTCGCAATATAAG GCAGATCCATTTGAATACCATGATTCGTATTGGTGGAGTTGTCACCCGACGTTCTGGTGTCTTTCCCCAGTTGCAACAAGTGAAATATGATTGTAACAAATGTGGAGCAATATTGGGTCCTTTTTTCCAGAACTCATACTCAGAAGTCAAGGTTGGTTCTTGCCCAGAGTGCCAATCCAAAGGACCATTCAGTGTCAATGTGGAGCAG ACAATATACAGGAACTACCAGAAACTGACACTACAAGAAAGCCCAGGAATTGTGCCAGCTGGTCGGCTTCCTAGATACAAGGAAGTGATACTGCTGAATGATCTTATTGATTGTGCCCGACCAGGAGAAGAGATA GAAGTCACAGGAGTCTACACAAACAACTTTGACTTGTCCCTGAATACCAAGAATGGGTTTCCTGTCTTTTCTACCGTGATTGAAGCAAATTATGTTACAAAAAAGCAAGACCTCTTTTCAGCTTACAAGCTAACTCAGGAGGACAAGGAAGAAATCGAAAAGCTGGCCAAAGACCCCCGGATTGCAGAACGA ATATTCAAGTCCATTGCCCCATCAATTTATGGTCATGAAGACATTAAGACTGCCATAGCTCTTGCTATGTTTGGAGGCCAAGAGAAAAATGTTGAAGGAAAACACAGACTGAGAGGAGACATAAATATTCTCCTGCTAGGTGATCCGGGCACTGCAAAATCACAGTTCCTCAA GTACGTTGAGAAGACAGGACAGCGAGCTGTCTATACAACTGGAAAAGGAGCTTCTGCTGTAGGGCTTACAGCAGCAGTTCACAAGGACCCTGTTACTCGGGAATGGACCCTTGAAGGAGGAGCACTAGTTTTGGCTGATAGAGGAATATGCTTGATTGATGAGTTCGATAAGATGAATGATCAGGATAG AGTGAGTATTCATGAAGCAATGGAACAACAGAGTATTAGCATTTCGAAGGCCGGCATTGTTACATCTCTCCAGGCCCGCTGTTCTGTTATCGCTGCTGCAAATCCCATTGGAGGAAG ATATGATTCCTCGAAGAATTTCACGCAAAATGTGGAATTGACAGATCCAATCATTTCTCGTTTTGATGTACTCTGTGTGGTTAAG GATGTGGTTGATCCAGTCACTGATGAGATGCTTGCAAAATTTGTTGTTGATAGTCATTTCAGGTCACAAGCAAAAGGTGCTACTATAGAGGAGAAGTCCTTTACTGACTCACGGGATGATGCCCGTGGCAGTATGGCTGCAACTGATCCTGAG ATAATTCCTCAAGAGATGCTAAAGAAGTACTTGACTTATGCAAAGTTGAACGTATTCCCAAAATTACACGATGCGGACTTGGACAAGCTCACACAGGTTTATGCTGAATTAAGGAGAGAATCTTCG CATGGACAAGGAATTCCCATAGCAGTGAGGCACATCGAATCCATGATAAGGATGTCCGAAGCCCATGCAAGAATGCATCTTAGACAACATGTTACTCAAGAAGACGTGGACATGGCAATTCGTGTCCTTCTGGACTCATTTATATCAACTCAGAAATTTGGGGTGCAAAAAGCTTTGCAAAAG AGCTTCAAAAAGTACATGACATACAAAAAAGATTTCAATGCCATCATTCTTCACCTCCTACGTGGGCTTGTAAAAGATACATTGCAGTTTGAGGAAATTGTTTCGGGTTCTGTTGCCAACCTAGACCATATTGAGGTCAAAGTTGATGAGCTACAAAGCAAG GCACTTGATTATGGCATGACTGATCTCAAAGCATTTTTCACAAGCAATGAATTTACTAAAGCGAACTTTGAGTTGGATGAGGAACGTGGTATAATAAGGCATCGCCTTGCAGCTCGATGA
- the LOC132614556 gene encoding uncharacterized protein LOC132614556 produces MGMGKWVTIAIIVAIIAMMKGLSSQLGFEKETAIEWLKQMSDRLGNWAIPAYVGLHTVTLALCLPYAVFFEAGASLLFGFFPAVLCVFCAKILGASLSFWIGRFVFRSSSSAIGWAQNNKYFHVLSRGVERDGWKFVLLARFSPIPSYVINYALAATKVRFFLDFLLPTAVGCLPMILQNTSIGSLAGAAVSSGSGSKASNLWSYIFPLLGICASILISLRVKKYSKDIAVAETVPTEDNDSNRLS; encoded by the exons ATGGGTATGGGAAAATGGGTAACAATAGCAATTATAGTAGCGATAATTGCAATGATGAAAGGATTAAGCAGCCAATTAGGTTTTGAAAAAGAGACAGCAATCGAATGGTTGAAACAAATGTCAGATCGGTTAGGAAATTGGGCAATACCTGCATATGTAGGTCTTCATACAGTTACATTAGCTCTTTGTCTTCCTTATGCTGTCTTCTTTGAAGCTGGTGCTTCTCTACTTTTTGGCTTCTTCCCTGCTGTTTTGTGTGTGTTCTGTGCTAAAATTCTTGGCGCTTCTCTCTCTTTTTGGATCGGCAG GTTTGTGTTTCGTAGTTCGAGCTCTGCTATAGGGTGGGCACAAAACAACAAATACTTCCATGTACTTTCAAGGGGTGTTGAACGAGATGGATGGAAATTCGTACTTCTTGCCCGTTTCTCACCTATACCTTCTTATGTCATCAACTATGCCTTGGCAGCCACCAAGGTTAGGTTCTTCTTGGATTTCCTGCTTCCAACAGCAGTTGGCTGCTTGCCAATGATCTTGCAGAATACATCTATTGGCAGTCTTGCCGGTGCTGCTGTATCCTCCGGCTCTGGATCTAAGGCATCTAATTTATGGTCATACATCTTTCCTCTTCTTGGGATCTGTGCGAGTATCCTCATATCTTTGAGGGTGAAAAAATACTCCAAGGATATCGCGGTTGCTGAAACAGTTCCTACAGAGGATAATGACAGCAATAGATTGTCttaa